The following coding sequences lie in one Paroedura picta isolate Pp20150507F chromosome 10, Ppicta_v3.0, whole genome shotgun sequence genomic window:
- the LOC143819761 gene encoding uncharacterized protein LOC143819761, with product MLSTPSDLASQYCRTTLVMRLDSNCGVSTSCVSSLVCVLLLMICLFLCPATQSPSKLATAPEREEGEEEGPSTSGQAAAETVEARLRAMEARVTSLEAQVAELKGEIEQQRQQREAEELKKKEDEDLFRRKVRGSVGRLSRRVREMEGAGQGSSGT from the exons atgctgtcaaccccctctgacttagccagccagtactgtagaaccactttggttatgcgcttagactctaactgtggtgtgtccaccagctgtgtttcatctctggtttgtgtgcttttacttatgatttgtctttttctttgcccagccacacaatcaccatccaagctggcaacagcacctgagcgtgaggagggggaggaagagggaccttccacctcgggacaggctgcag ctgaaactgtggaggcaaggctgcgtgccatggaggccagagttacttccctggaggctcaagtggcagagctgaaaggggagattgagcagcaaaggcaacagagggaggcggaagaac ttaagaagaaggaggatgaggacctcttccgccgcaaagtccgggggtccgtgggaaggttgagcaggagagtgagggagatggaaggggctgggcaggggagcagtgggacctga